Proteins encoded in a region of the Ranitomeya imitator isolate aRanImi1 chromosome 9, aRanImi1.pri, whole genome shotgun sequence genome:
- the LOC138649750 gene encoding uncharacterized protein isoform X1, producing MGAKCAPTYANIFLGWWEEVFVYPSLAYQHHVRNWHRYIDDLFFIWSGSREGCTDFIHSLNSNPHNIFLTHSISNSSTSFLDLRIFVQGNKLVTDLFRKPTATNALLEFNSFHPWHTKVGVPTGQFLRIRRNCTRDQDFLMQARDLTDRFRQRSYPKRVVATAFQRARQHDQASLLIPVGRSRESQTRFITDYNDSWGQVRHILTRHWPILQTDMQTTQVISNRPLLTSRRAPNLRQLLTRSHFSRPTVKLNRGIVLKGSFPCGECNVCPFMTPTRDIFTHPTNSSRHALKAYINCRSRNVIYVLICPCNMIYVGQTSQELRKRFQKHVSTIRLAATDQGKGRLRTHPKG from the exons atgggggcgaaatgtgcaccaacctacgcaaacatcttcttaggttggtgggaggaggtgtttgtgtacccatccctggcatatcaacatcatgtccggaattggcatcgcTATATCGATGACTTATTCTTTATTTGGTCGGGCAGCAGGGAGGGTTGTACTGATTTCATCCACAGCCTCAATTCCAACCCCCATAATATCTTTTTAACCCACTCTATTTCCAACAGTTCGACTAGCTTTCTGGATCTGAGAATTTTCGTACAAGGGAACAAGCTGGTCACGGACCTTTTCCGGAAGCCCACTGCTACTAACGCTCTTTTGGAGTTCAACAGTTTTCACCCTTGGCACACGAAGGTGGGCGTCCCGACGGGACAATTTTTACGCATTAGACGTAATTGCACTCGGGATCAAGACTTTCTGATGCAAGCTCGGGATCTGACGGACCGCTTCAGACAGAGGAGTTATCCCAAACGAGTGGTTGCCACGGCTTTCCAGCGAGCAAGACAACATGATCAGGCCTCACTTTTGATTCCTGTGGGTCGTTCCCGAGAATCGCAGACGAGGTTCATCACGGACTATaatgacagctgggggcaggtaagacacatcctcactagacattggccgatcttgcaaacagatatgcaaaccacacaagtcatcagcaataggccgttattgacatctagaagagccccgaatctgaggcagttgttgaccaggagccatttttctaggcccacggtcaaacttaataggggtattgtcctcaagggatcattcccctgtggggaatgtaatgtctgcccctttatgacgcccacccgggacatatttacacaccccacgaactccagcagacatgcgttaaaggcttacatcaactgcaggagcagaaatgttatttatgtgctaatttgcccttgtaatatgatctatgtagggcaaacatcccaagaactacgtaagaggtttcaaaaacacgtatcaaccatacgcctggcggctacggaccaaggcaaag gaaggctgaggacgcacccaaaagggtga
- the LOC138649750 gene encoding uncharacterized protein isoform X2 has protein sequence MGAKCAPTYANIFLGWWEEVFVYPSLAYQHHVRNWHRYIDDLFFIWSGSREGCTDFIHSLNSNPHNIFLTHSISNSSTSFLDLRIFVQGNKLVTDLFRKPTATNALLEFNSFHPWHTKVGVPTGQFLRIRRNCTRDQDFLMQARDLTDRFRQRSYPKRVVATAFQRARQHDQASLLIPVGRSRESQTRFITDYNDSWGQGKHPKNYVRGFKNTYQPYAWRLRTKAKEG, from the exons atgggggcgaaatgtgcaccaacctacgcaaacatcttcttaggttggtgggaggaggtgtttgtgtacccatccctggcatatcaacatcatgtccggaattggcatcgcTATATCGATGACTTATTCTTTATTTGGTCGGGCAGCAGGGAGGGTTGTACTGATTTCATCCACAGCCTCAATTCCAACCCCCATAATATCTTTTTAACCCACTCTATTTCCAACAGTTCGACTAGCTTTCTGGATCTGAGAATTTTCGTACAAGGGAACAAGCTGGTCACGGACCTTTTCCGGAAGCCCACTGCTACTAACGCTCTTTTGGAGTTCAACAGTTTTCACCCTTGGCACACGAAGGTGGGCGTCCCGACGGGACAATTTTTACGCATTAGACGTAATTGCACTCGGGATCAAGACTTTCTGATGCAAGCTCGGGATCTGACGGACCGCTTCAGACAGAGGAGTTATCCCAAACGAGTGGTTGCCACGGCTTTCCAGCGAGCAAGACAACATGATCAGGCCTCACTTTTGATTCCTGTGGGTCGTTCCCGAGAATCGCAGACGAGGTTCATCACGGACTATaatgacagctgggggcag ggcaaacatcccaagaactacgtaagaggtttcaaaaacacgtatcaaccatacgcctggcggctacggaccaaggcaaag gaaggctga